From Musa acuminata AAA Group cultivar baxijiao chromosome BXJ3-8, Cavendish_Baxijiao_AAA, whole genome shotgun sequence, one genomic window encodes:
- the LOC103995263 gene encoding probable xyloglucan endotransglucosylase/hydrolase protein 28, with translation MVSTLFPSAFCFFFFVCSPLFLFFCNASAALLESLPTLSFEEGYAQLFGGGNLILLRDGKRVRISLDERTGAGFTSQDLYLHGFFSASIKLPADYAAGVVVAFYMSNGDVFPKTHDELDFEFLGNVRGREWRVQTNVYGNGSTAVGREERYELWFDPTEDFHRYSILWNHERITFYIDDIPIRETARSEAMAGCFPSKPMSLYSTIWDGSGWATSGGRYKVNYRYAPYVAEFQDFVIHGCAVNPMDHSSACERPDAAIYGSSTMSPEQRAQMDGFRRRHMTYYYCYDRDRYPTPPAECKIDQIETRQYYGPDGVRYGGHRRRRGGARHNRSSVAQADAAL, from the exons ATGGTGAGCACACTGTTTCCTTCAgctttctgcttcttcttcttcgtctgctCTCCTCTATTCCTATTCTTCTGCAATGCATCTGCTGCTCTTCTGGAGAGCCTCCCGACTCTCTCGTTCGAGGAGGGGTACGCCCAGCTGTTCGGTGGTGGCAATTTGATCCTACTCCGCGATGGGAAGAGGGTTCGCATCTCCCTCGACGAGCGAACAG GTGCCGGATTCACCTCCCAAGACCTCTATCTCCATGGATTCTTCAGCGCCTCCATCAAGCTCCCTGCGGACTACGCCGCCGGCGTCGTCGTTGCCTTCTAC ATGTCGAATGGGGATGTATTCCCGAAGACCCACGACGAACTGGACTTCGAGTTCTTGGGAAATGTAAGGGGGAGGGAGTGGAGAGTTCAGACCAACGTCTATGGAAACGGGAGCACAGCGGTCGGAAGAGAAGAGCGATACGAGCTCTGGTTTGACCCCACCGAGGATTTCCATCGCTACTCCATCCTTTGGAATCACGAAAGAATCAC ATTCTACATTGATGACATCCCGATCAGGGAAACAGCGAGGAGTGAGGCCATGGCGGGGTGCTTCCCCTCCAAGCCAATGTCTttgtattccaccatatgggatggCTCCGGTTGGGCTACTTCCGGCGGCCGCTACAAGGTCAACTACAGATACGCCCCTTACGTCGCTGAGTTCCAAGATTTTGTCATCCATGGCTGTGCAGTGAACCCCATGGATCATTCTTCGGCTTGCGAGAGGCCTGATGCGGCCATCTACGGCTCTTCGACCATGTCACCGGAGCAACGAGCTCAAATGGATGGTTTTCGCCGGAGACACATGACCTATTATTACTGCTACGATCGTGATCGATACCCAACCCCTCCAGCTGAGTGCAAGATCGATCAGATTGAGACGAGGCAGTACTATGGACCGGATGGTGTGAGATACGGTGGCCATCGGCGCCGCCGCGGGGGGGCCCGGCACAACCGTAGCTCGGTGGCACAGGCTGATGCTGCATTATAA